Genomic DNA from Providencia sp. PROV188:
TCATAAGGAATTCCCGTATGTCGGAACCACTTATCGCTTAACGGAGCATTTCCATACTTGGACCAAGCATGCGCGCTTAAACGCCATTGCTCAGCCAGAGCAGTTTGTGGAAATCAGTGAAACCTTAGCCAAAGCCAAAGGTATCGTTTTGGGTGATAAGGTTAAAGTCAGCAGTAAACGCGGCTTTATTAAAGCGATTGCCGTGGTAACACCACGTCTGCAAACCCTGATGGTTGACGGTAAACCGATTGAAACAGTGGGTCTACCTATTCACTGGGGCTTTGAGGGTGAAACGCAAAAAGGCTTTATTACCAACACGTTAACGCCATCTGTGGGGGACGCTAACTCTCAGACTCCTGAGTATAAAGCGTTTTTAGTTAACATTGAGAAGGCGTAAGGGAGGGAACTATGTCCATGCAATCTCAAGACATTATTAAACGTTCCGCGACCAATAGCATTACGCCTCCACCACAGGCGCGTGACGATAAATTTGAAGTCTGCAAACTGATTGACGTGTCATCCTGTATCGGCTGTAAAGCCTGTCAGGTGGCATGTTCAGAATGGAATGATATCCGTGATGAGGTAGGACACTGCGTTGGGGTTTACGATAACCCAACCGATTTAAGTGCCAAATCTTGGACGGTGATGCGTTTTAGCGAAGTCAGTGAGCAAGGCAAATTGGAATGGCTTATCCGTAAGGATGGCTGTATGCACTGTACCGATCCAGGTTGCTTGAAGTCATGCCCATCTGCGGGTGCGATTATTCAATATGCTAACGGTATTGTGGATTTCCAATCGGAACACTGTATTGGTTGTGGTTACTGTATCGCGGGTTGCCCGTTCAACATTCCTCGATTAAATCCAAAAGATAATCGTGTGTACAAATGTACATTATGTGTTGACCGTGTTGCCGTGGGGCAAGAACCGGCTTGCGTGAAAACTTGCCCGACAGGTGCTATTCGTTTTGGTACTAAAAACGAAATGCTGGAATACGGCGCGGAGCGTGTTGAAAAACTGCAAAAACGGGGTTATGCCCAAGCTGGCATTTATGATCCTGAAGGTGTTGGGGGAACTCATGTGGTGTACGTGCTACATCATGCGGATAAACCTGAGCTTTATCATGGATTACCAAAAGACCCACAGATTGATACACCAATTAATCTATGGCAAAGCATCCTGAAACCATTATCGGTAGCGGGCTTTATCGCCACATTTGCAGGGCTGATTTTCCACTATGTGGGTATTGGTCCAAATAAAGAAGTGGATGATGAAGAGGAGAAAGATGACCATGAGTAAAAAGAGCAAAATGATCGTTCGGACTAAATTTATTGACCGAGCGTGCCACTGGACAGTGGTTATCAGCTTCTTCTTAGTCGCATTGTCGGGTATTGCACTGTTTTTCCCAACCTTGAAGTGGCTGACTGAAACTTTCGGTACGCCACAGATGGGACGAATTTTGCATCCTTTCTTCGGTGTGCTTATTTTCGTCGTGCTGATGTTTATGTTTGTGCGCTTTGTAAAACACAATATCCCAGATAGAAAAGATATTCCTTGGCTACTGAATATTGTGCAAGTTCTCAAAGGTAACGAACATAAAGTGGCTGATGTGGGCAAATACAACGCCGGTCAAAAAATGATGTTCTGGAGTATCATGAGTATGATTTTTGTACTTTTGGTTACCGGAATTATCATGTGGCGACCTTATTTCGCGCATTTATTCCCAATCTGGATGGTGCGTTGGAGTATTTTGATTCATGCATTAGCGGCAATTATTCTGATCCATGCAATTTTAATCCACATGTATATGGCATTTTGGGTTAAAGGATCTATCAACGGCATGATTGAAGGTAAAGTTAGCCGTCGCTGGGCGAAGAAACATCACCCACGTTGGTATCGCGATGTTGAAGCGAAAGAAGCCAAAGCGGAAGCTGAAAAAAGCCAGTAATTTCGCTGTCAATTAAGTAATATAAGCCACTGTTGTTGACGTTACCGAGAAGGTTACACAATGACAGTGGCTTTTTTATGTTTAAAGAATGTCTTATTTGAGGTTGATTGTATTGAGTCATTTAGGAGGGGAAATGGTTGAGCTGGTAAGAATTTCTGCAAATGATAAACACGATAATGAATTAATTAATGCGCTATACGATATTTCATTTCCTGACCATGAAAAACGTTCTTATGCAGGGCGAGCGGCATTACTCCCTCTAGAGCAATATTATTTATATAAAATTACAGACAATAATCAGTTTGTTGGATTTATCGGTGGGTGGGTTATTGATGCCTTTTTCTATATTGAACATTTTGCGATTGACCAACATATTCGTGGGTCAGGTTACGGCCAAAAATCGTTGACCGCACTGTGCCAGTTGTACCCACAGATAGTGTTGGAGATAGACCCATTAGTCGATGAAGTTGCAAGAAAACGTCTTCATTTCTATGAAAAAACTGGCTTTGTCAGAAATGACTATGTCCATCACCATCCATGCTATAACGCCCAGTATGCGCCTCATAAGCTGGAAATTTTAAGCTTAAATACGCCTTTTACGTTGAGTCAGTATGACGTATTTAATCACTTTCTGGTGAATACAGTGATGAATAGCCACTATCTATAATAATCTGTCGTTATTTGGTTAATCGCATATGCAGTAAAGGAAACGGATTTCCTTCCCCATCAAGTTCGGAACGAGCATATTGAACAAATCCCATGTGTTGATAGAAACCAACTGCTTGCGAATTTTGCTCATTCACATCGACTTCATTAATATCTAAGTGTTTAATGGCGTAATTCAGGAGTTGTTTACCAATGCCTGTCCCTCTTGCAAGGGGGGAAATAAACAACATTTCTAGACGATTCTCACCAGTACCTAAAAAGCCCGCTATTTTGCCGTTAGGATCAAAAGTCACAAAAACAGACAAATTAGGTAAGTATTGTTCCCTAATGGGTGTTTTTAGCATTTCTATGTTCTTTTCTGGCAGAAAATCATGAGTTGCTCTTACAGAAGCCTCCCAAAGATGAATGATCTCATCGTAATGTTCGACAGTGGCGGGCTGAATATTCATTGCATTTTATCCTTATAGTGAAAATTCATCTTAAATTATGGCTAGTTAATGTCAATATTTGATGGTTATTTTAGTTAAGGAGCATTTTTGGGATATTAATCGCAGAAAAAAAAGATAACTGCTTCATTATTAGAGGATATGTTTCCGAAATTCATATAAGCACTATACTTTATTTTATTGCAGTGTTTATTGTTTGATTATGTTAATCAATTTAAAAACTATGGTAGGAGTATGCTGATGAAATATAAAATGCTAACAGTGTGTTTATCGGCGGCGTTATTAGCACCAATAGCCCCCGCTCTGGCAAGTACAGATAATGCACAAAATATGGAATTAGACCAAGTTTTAGTTCTAAGCCGTCATAATTTACGTACTCCTATTGTTAATACAGGGATCCTGACAGAAATAACCGATAAAAAGTGGCCAGCATGGGATGCAGAAAGTGGCTATTTAACGACAAAGGGCGGGG
This window encodes:
- the fdxH gene encoding formate dehydrogenase subunit beta, with translation MSMQSQDIIKRSATNSITPPPQARDDKFEVCKLIDVSSCIGCKACQVACSEWNDIRDEVGHCVGVYDNPTDLSAKSWTVMRFSEVSEQGKLEWLIRKDGCMHCTDPGCLKSCPSAGAIIQYANGIVDFQSEHCIGCGYCIAGCPFNIPRLNPKDNRVYKCTLCVDRVAVGQEPACVKTCPTGAIRFGTKNEMLEYGAERVEKLQKRGYAQAGIYDPEGVGGTHVVYVLHHADKPELYHGLPKDPQIDTPINLWQSILKPLSVAGFIATFAGLIFHYVGIGPNKEVDDEEEKDDHE
- the fdnI gene encoding formate dehydrogenase-N subunit gamma: MSKKSKMIVRTKFIDRACHWTVVISFFLVALSGIALFFPTLKWLTETFGTPQMGRILHPFFGVLIFVVLMFMFVRFVKHNIPDRKDIPWLLNIVQVLKGNEHKVADVGKYNAGQKMMFWSIMSMIFVLLVTGIIMWRPYFAHLFPIWMVRWSILIHALAAIILIHAILIHMYMAFWVKGSINGMIEGKVSRRWAKKHHPRWYRDVEAKEAKAEAEKSQ
- a CDS encoding GNAT family N-acetyltransferase, producing the protein MVELVRISANDKHDNELINALYDISFPDHEKRSYAGRAALLPLEQYYLYKITDNNQFVGFIGGWVIDAFFYIEHFAIDQHIRGSGYGQKSLTALCQLYPQIVLEIDPLVDEVARKRLHFYEKTGFVRNDYVHHHPCYNAQYAPHKLEILSLNTPFTLSQYDVFNHFLVNTVMNSHYL
- a CDS encoding GNAT family N-acetyltransferase, which produces MNIQPATVEHYDEIIHLWEASVRATHDFLPEKNIEMLKTPIREQYLPNLSVFVTFDPNGKIAGFLGTGENRLEMLFISPLARGTGIGKQLLNYAIKHLDINEVDVNEQNSQAVGFYQHMGFVQYARSELDGEGNPFPLLHMRLTK